From one Actinomycetes bacterium genomic stretch:
- a CDS encoding LacI family transcriptional regulator, producing METGSKNKKVTIGEIANLSGVSKTTVSRILSGKADLVKKETREKVLKTIKEKNYRPSIIARSLRTKKTKAIGLILADIENPFYSRVAKGVIDTAEQLNYTVIISNSNYDQRTEEKLLDTLVSRQVEGLLFTTINLGDKIVDSLRRLRVPFMLVDGRADHEDINYITNDNYYGGRLAAEYLISMGHTRIGFVGSDKICSLKERYRGFKDTLRLNGLEFNIRVKIKNILDSEELKSKVRELVSRNKISAFFAGNDHIAIEVLNFVTSELGLNIPNDLSIVGYDNIKVSSVVRVPLTTIKQPKYSMGKMALEQLVEILKSENIYSTRKIILKPELVVRESVKSLV from the coding sequence ATGGAAACCGGTTCTAAAAACAAAAAAGTAACTATTGGTGAAATAGCCAACCTTTCCGGGGTGTCTAAAACCACAGTTTCCAGGATACTGTCCGGCAAAGCGGACCTGGTTAAGAAAGAAACCAGAGAAAAAGTACTTAAAACCATAAAGGAAAAAAACTACCGGCCCAGCATTATTGCCAGGAGCCTGCGCACTAAAAAAACCAAGGCTATAGGGCTTATTCTGGCAGATATTGAAAATCCTTTCTATTCCAGGGTAGCCAAGGGGGTAATTGATACTGCCGAGCAGCTTAACTATACGGTGATTATAAGTAATTCCAATTATGATCAAAGAACCGAAGAAAAATTGCTGGATACCCTGGTGTCCAGGCAGGTAGAAGGCCTGCTGTTTACTACCATTAACTTAGGTGACAAGATAGTAGACAGCCTGAGAAGGTTAAGGGTGCCATTTATGCTGGTGGACGGCAGGGCTGATCATGAGGATATTAACTATATCACCAATGACAACTATTACGGGGGCCGGCTGGCCGCCGAGTACCTTATCAGCATGGGGCATACCCGGATCGGTTTTGTGGGCAGCGATAAAATATGCAGCCTTAAGGAAAGATACCGTGGTTTCAAGGATACCCTTAGATTAAACGGTCTGGAGTTCAATATCCGGGTAAAGATAAAAAATATCCTTGATTCCGAAGAGCTGAAGAGCAAGGTACGGGAGTTAGTAAGCAGAAACAAAATATCTGCTTTCTTTGCCGGTAATGACCACATAGCCATAGAGGTTCTTAACTTTGTAACCAGTGAGCTGGGCTTAAACATTCCCAATGATCTTTCTATTGTGGGCTATGATAATATAAAGGTATCTTCAGTGGTAAGGGTTCCTCTTACCACTATCAAACAGCCAAAATACTCCATGGGCAAGATGGCTTTGGAACAGCTGGTGGAAATACTGAAAAGTGAAAATATTTACAGCACCAGGAAGATAATACTGAAGCCGGAACTGGTGGTAAGGGAATCGGTTAAATCTTTAGTCTAG